TGCTTAACGACTTCAATCTGGAGTTGAAGGCGAAAGACATCATTTCGAAAGGTGGTGGACTAGTGTACTCTTCACAGAGGTTGATGGATCCCTACAGTATTGTTCTTGTTAAAGGCAGCAGTATTGTCAGGGCTCATGTGGGACCCGTGTTTACGATACAGTTCCTAATTGCGTGCATTAGACGGAATAAAATTGTGAATATCAACAATTATATGAAAACGTGTAACAATGCTCCACAGCTTCATAAatttgatttcatggatgtggTGTATTTCAAAAGGATTAATTGGAGTGAAGTTCCCGAACacattatattgaataaaaagttgGTTGTGAGTAAGGGCAAAACAAATCTTGTGTCTGGTGAAAGTTCCGAAAAAATtgtttcattggatttgactaCAATAGACGATAGTAGTGATGATTCTCTACAAGAAACTCCTgtaataaaaaacaaacaagTAAGTAAACATACACGAATGGCTTATTCTTCTGTTGAAGATGCTAACATTGTAAAGTATCTTGTTGATAAGAAAGCGTATGGCTCTATCAAGGGACAAATGATTTGGAAAAGTATGGAGAAGAAAAACGTTTGTCCTCTTCGTACGTGGCAAAGTATGAAAGAACACTTCCTTAAAAAATTATTGCCACATATAGATTATTTCAGTTTTCTCACTGACAATCAAAAGAAAAAATTCAAACAGTACAAGTGATTTTCAAGTCATCAAGTTTTGGGACACGTCTAACTcgttttagttttttatgaaaaatcaaattccAGACCAAAACCActactttttgaaatttcaaaataatattttgttataaaaaTCTTTGAGGCTTTAATGTCTGATATTTCGTTAATTTAAGACATATCAAATATATGTGATTATaccattttaattataattatgtgcAG
Above is a window of Nilaparvata lugens isolate BPH chromosome 4, ASM1435652v1, whole genome shotgun sequence DNA encoding:
- the LOC111046294 gene encoding uncharacterized protein LOC111046294 isoform X1 encodes the protein MKMYSSNQIVMTSKRKTLVELGNSSSAINIRSVPAPPDDQLSSDNECINAIDKPPRETFTDSSEDCEEISTEDANFHLRKVSPFLFRNVNLEPLTFVLMLNDFNLELKAKDIISKGGGLVYSSQRLMDPYSIVLVKGSSIVRAHVGPVFTIQFLIACIRRNKIVNINNYMKTCNNAPQLHKFDFMDVVYFKRINWSEVPEHIILNKKLVVSKGKTNLVSGESSEKIVSLDLTTIDDSSDDSLQETPVIKNKQVSKHTRMAYSSVEDANIVKYLVDKKAYGSIKGQMIWKSMEKKNVCPLRTWQSMKEHFLKKLLPHIDYFSFLTDNQKKKFKQYK
- the LOC111046294 gene encoding uncharacterized protein LOC111046294 isoform X2, with product MTSKRKTLVELGNSSSAINIRSVPAPPDDQLSSDNECINAIDKPPRETFTDSSEDCEEISTEDANFHLRKVSPFLFRNVNLEPLTFVLMLNDFNLELKAKDIISKGGGLVYSSQRLMDPYSIVLVKGSSIVRAHVGPVFTIQFLIACIRRNKIVNINNYMKTCNNAPQLHKFDFMDVVYFKRINWSEVPEHIILNKKLVVSKGKTNLVSGESSEKIVSLDLTTIDDSSDDSLQETPVIKNKQVSKHTRMAYSSVEDANIVKYLVDKKAYGSIKGQMIWKSMEKKNVCPLRTWQSMKEHFLKKLLPHIDYFSFLTDNQKKKFKQYK